A portion of the candidate division KSB1 bacterium genome contains these proteins:
- the lon gene encoding endopeptidase La — protein MLDGNFARLKDRDEVENIVIPERLPIIPLRDFIVFPYMVTPLIIARAKSMRLIDQVMDGDKLVGLVAQKRPEIEDPDADSLFHFGTAAYVLKVLRFPDGSLRVLVQGLSRIKILKYVQENPFFVGRVKKLEDRFEFNLEAQALLRNISHQFQRIAMLVPNLPDELQIAVMNMDDPSRLTDLLASNLNLSLFEKEDILETVDVRDRMEKLTIFLNRELEVLEMGSKIQSQVQSEMGKNQREFYLREQLKAIQRELGESDERTAEINELKQRIAEAQMSEQAEKEALRELDRLSKMPPGAAEYTVSRTYIDWLVSLPWAKTTEDNLDINEAERILNQDHYDLEKVKERILEYLAVRKLKQDMKGPILCFVGPPGVGKTSLGRSIARALNRKFIRISLGGVRDEAEIRGHRRTYIGALPGRIIQGIKNAGSNNPVFMLDEIDKLGTDFRGDPSSALLEVLDPEQNHSFSDHYLDVAFDLSKVLFITTANYLDPIPPALRDRMEVIELPGYTLEEKLQIAFQYLIPKQLDEHGLPRKSVAFQKQAIKHVISNYTREAGLRDLERQIAKICRKIARQFAAGNTDRVVVSKATIAQFLGPEKFFAEVAERITEPGIATGLAWTPYGGDILFVECSLIKGQKGLLLTGQLGDVMKESAQAAMTYVRSHAKQLGIKKDQCDNCEVHIHVPAGAIPKDGPSAGITMVIALISLLKNVKVKNNLAMSGEITLRGKLLPIGGVKEKLLAARRAGIKQVILPRRNENDLIELPAEIKNDLTIHLIDNIDQAVEIVFGR, from the coding sequence ATGTTAGATGGCAATTTTGCGCGGCTTAAGGATCGGGATGAAGTTGAAAATATCGTCATTCCGGAACGGCTGCCAATCATACCGCTTCGTGATTTTATTGTTTTTCCATATATGGTCACCCCGCTGATCATCGCTCGTGCGAAATCAATGCGATTGATCGATCAAGTGATGGATGGGGATAAATTGGTGGGATTAGTTGCGCAGAAGCGTCCTGAAATTGAGGACCCTGATGCTGATAGTCTTTTTCATTTTGGGACTGCTGCCTATGTGTTGAAAGTACTGCGTTTTCCCGATGGCAGTTTGCGCGTATTGGTGCAGGGGTTATCACGGATCAAGATTTTAAAATATGTGCAGGAGAACCCCTTTTTTGTCGGTCGTGTGAAAAAACTTGAGGACCGTTTTGAGTTCAACCTCGAAGCGCAGGCGCTGCTTCGGAATATCTCTCATCAATTTCAACGGATCGCCATGTTAGTCCCCAATCTGCCAGATGAACTTCAGATTGCAGTAATGAACATGGATGATCCCAGTCGGCTCACTGATCTGTTGGCATCGAACTTGAATCTTTCACTTTTCGAGAAAGAAGATATTTTAGAGACGGTTGATGTCCGCGATCGTATGGAGAAATTGACCATTTTCTTGAATCGTGAGCTGGAGGTTCTGGAGATGGGGTCGAAAATCCAGAGCCAGGTTCAATCGGAAATGGGTAAAAATCAGCGGGAGTTTTATCTGCGCGAGCAATTGAAGGCGATCCAACGGGAGCTCGGTGAGAGCGATGAACGAACCGCTGAGATCAACGAGTTAAAGCAGCGGATCGCTGAGGCCCAAATGTCAGAGCAAGCAGAGAAAGAGGCGCTGCGAGAGCTGGACCGCCTGTCCAAAATGCCCCCTGGCGCCGCTGAATATACGGTGTCGCGCACTTATATTGATTGGTTGGTCAGCTTGCCTTGGGCTAAAACCACCGAGGACAATTTGGATATCAATGAAGCTGAGCGAATTTTGAATCAGGATCATTATGATTTGGAAAAAGTGAAAGAACGAATTCTTGAATATCTTGCGGTGAGAAAGCTGAAGCAGGATATGAAAGGGCCGATTCTCTGCTTCGTAGGCCCGCCGGGTGTGGGCAAAACCTCGTTGGGCCGCTCCATTGCGCGAGCACTGAACCGCAAGTTCATCCGAATTTCCCTGGGTGGCGTCCGCGATGAAGCTGAGATCCGAGGGCACCGACGCACCTACATCGGGGCGCTGCCCGGTCGGATCATCCAGGGGATTAAAAATGCGGGTTCTAATAACCCAGTGTTCATGCTGGACGAAATCGATAAGCTCGGAACTGATTTTCGTGGCGATCCTTCGTCGGCGTTGCTGGAAGTGCTCGACCCGGAACAAAACCATTCTTTCTCCGACCATTATCTGGATGTAGCGTTCGATCTATCGAAGGTGTTGTTCATTACTACTGCCAATTATCTCGATCCCATCCCTCCAGCGCTGCGCGATCGGATGGAGGTGATCGAGCTGCCGGGATACACCCTGGAGGAAAAACTCCAAATCGCCTTTCAATATCTCATCCCCAAGCAATTGGATGAGCACGGCCTCCCGCGCAAAAGCGTTGCATTCCAAAAGCAGGCGATCAAACATGTCATTTCAAATTACACCCGTGAAGCCGGTCTGAGAGACCTCGAGCGACAGATCGCCAAAATCTGTCGTAAAATTGCCCGACAGTTCGCTGCTGGCAACACGGATCGGGTGGTGGTTTCGAAAGCCACTATCGCCCAATTTCTTGGACCAGAAAAGTTCTTTGCGGAGGTGGCTGAGCGCATTACCGAACCTGGAATTGCCACTGGGTTGGCGTGGACGCCCTATGGCGGGGATATTTTATTTGTGGAATGCAGTCTCATCAAAGGTCAGAAAGGGCTGCTGTTGACAGGCCAATTAGGGGATGTCATGAAAGAATCGGCTCAAGCGGCAATGACCTACGTCCGCTCCCACGCTAAACAATTGGGCATTAAAAAGGATCAGTGCGATAATTGCGAGGTGCATATTCACGTTCCTGCTGGCGCTATCCCCAAGGATGGGCCGTCGGCCGGGATTACCATGGTCATTGCATTGATCTCATTACTAAAGAACGTCAAGGTCAAAAACAATCTTGCCATGAGCGGCGAGATCACATTGCGCGGCAAATTATTGCCGATCGGTGGCGTCAAAGAAAAACTGTTAGCGGCGCGACGCGCTGGGATCAAACAGGTCATTTTGCCTCGGAGAAACGAGAATGATCTCATTGAGCTCCCTGCTGAGATCAAAAATGACCTCACAATTCATTTGATCGATAACATCGACCAGGCTGTGGAAATTGTATTTGGAAGATGA
- a CDS encoding DHH family phosphoesterase codes for MSAIVSKKKNSLARLTRLLSVVQGKKSALIVGHTNPDPDSIASALGLQYLLQELGKIKSTIAFDGIIGRAENRALIEYLELEYQFLENIQPENWEIVALIDTHTGMGNNPLPAHVPITIEIDHHPKTGEHQKVLFSDIRENFGATATIIADYLLSAGLKIGTKLATALFYAIKAETQDLGREAKSTDRRVYLTLYQIIDFRALAKIQRAELSPLYFQDMGRAIRRTRIFDDVAISAPGKVNNPDMVAELADTLLRLKDIRWAIVMGCYRGNMFISVRSNDPNRDAGELIKKVVGKMGSAGGHETFAGGRIPCEDDPRAFWRLKEMIQRRFLRELGYDRRRRGKKLISLDR; via the coding sequence ATGAGTGCGATAGTCTCGAAAAAGAAAAATTCACTTGCCCGACTCACTCGGTTGCTTTCAGTTGTTCAAGGGAAAAAAAGCGCATTGATTGTCGGCCATACCAATCCAGATCCAGATTCCATCGCCAGCGCTCTGGGATTGCAATATCTGTTGCAAGAGCTTGGCAAGATCAAATCGACAATCGCTTTTGACGGAATAATTGGAAGAGCCGAGAATCGGGCATTGATCGAATATCTCGAACTGGAATACCAATTTTTAGAGAACATTCAGCCTGAGAATTGGGAGATCGTGGCCTTGATCGATACCCATACGGGCATGGGCAATAACCCTTTGCCGGCTCACGTCCCTATCACGATAGAAATCGATCATCACCCGAAAACTGGGGAACATCAGAAGGTGTTGTTCAGCGATATCCGGGAGAATTTTGGGGCGACAGCCACGATAATTGCAGATTATTTGCTTTCTGCTGGGCTAAAAATTGGGACCAAATTAGCCACGGCGCTATTTTACGCGATCAAAGCAGAGACGCAAGATTTGGGACGCGAGGCCAAATCTACCGATCGCCGCGTGTATTTGACGCTTTATCAGATCATTGATTTCCGGGCGCTCGCCAAGATTCAACGGGCGGAACTCTCGCCGCTTTATTTTCAAGATATGGGACGCGCCATCCGTCGCACCAGAATTTTTGATGATGTGGCCATTTCCGCGCCAGGAAAAGTCAATAATCCTGATATGGTCGCTGAACTTGCCGATACACTCTTGCGTTTAAAAGACATTCGTTGGGCAATTGTCATGGGGTGTTATCGGGGGAACATGTTTATCTCTGTACGATCCAATGATCCAAATCGAGATGCCGGTGAACTAATTAAAAAAGTGGTGGGGAAAATGGGCTCTGCTGGAGGCCATGAAACATTTGCCGGCGGCAGGATCCCTTGTGAAGATGATCCCAGAGCATTCTGGCGATTAAAAGAAATGATCCAGCGCCGGTTTTTAAGAGAATTGGGTTATGATCGAAGACGAAGAGGGAAAAAACTCATTTCATTAGACAGATAA
- a CDS encoding inositol monophosphatase, with protein MTFKQLAIATARQAGAILRDNLGQYGTYHAENKSPFDYVTEVDRTCEQFIINSITEHFPDHEILSEESGRNKNDNEFCWIVDPLDGTTNFIHGNPHIAVSIALQHAGKIILGVVYDPFRDEMYSAERGKGAYCNNKPIHVSHLNQINRCLIATGFPFRCKELLDEYWKVLSAIFMAVSGIRRTGSAALDLAYVACGRFDGFWELRLSPWDIAAGSLLIEEAGGKISDFEGEDNHIWVGDVVASNGMIHDFILSEVKKVFPLNP; from the coding sequence ATGACATTCAAACAATTGGCAATAGCAACAGCCAGACAGGCTGGGGCAATTCTTCGGGACAACCTCGGCCAATATGGCACATATCACGCAGAAAATAAAAGCCCGTTCGATTATGTCACTGAAGTCGACCGCACCTGCGAGCAATTCATTATCAATTCCATCACAGAGCATTTCCCAGATCACGAAATCCTTTCCGAGGAATCGGGGCGTAACAAGAATGATAATGAGTTCTGCTGGATTGTTGACCCCTTGGATGGTACAACCAATTTCATTCACGGCAATCCCCACATTGCGGTTTCCATCGCGTTGCAACATGCGGGCAAGATCATTTTGGGCGTTGTTTACGATCCATTTCGCGATGAAATGTATTCCGCCGAACGTGGGAAAGGCGCCTATTGTAACAACAAACCGATTCATGTCTCCCATTTAAATCAGATCAATCGTTGTTTGATTGCTACTGGTTTTCCGTTTCGCTGCAAAGAGCTATTGGACGAGTATTGGAAGGTGCTCTCGGCGATATTTATGGCGGTTAGTGGTATTCGACGCACTGGTTCCGCCGCTCTGGACCTCGCTTACGTGGCTTGTGGCAGATTCGATGGGTTCTGGGAACTACGGCTCAGTCCCTGGGATATTGCCGCGGGCTCGCTGCTCATCGAAGAGGCCGGGGGAAAAATCAGCGATTTCGAAGGCGAGGACAACCATATCTGGGTGGGCGATGTGGTCGCCTCAAATGGCATGATTCATGATTTCATTCTTAGTGAAGTAAAAAAAGTTTTTCCTTTGAACCCCTGA
- a CDS encoding peptidylprolyl isomerase — protein MKRLVVLLLLLGVCILACGKKGDVIKLQKDTPAYALAKALSEKLPFLDPDKNNKLIICKAFTITTGEVMRAIYDNSGSRAEQLKNIDVNRVKEIILQSARGIAEQKLVLNEIKRSQFVASEPEIDSLMNMQYQRYGGEAQFKQLVTQSGANYESVNRDMRNVFLIDQYLESILGDKLDVSEEEVASVRHILLSTQGKSEAEKKVIHQKMMVVLIRARAGEDFAELVKEYSEDPGSKNNGGLYENFPRGTMVKPFEDAAFSVPVGELSDIIETNYGYHILKVVDRKKIKELNPPNPDLEDQLKAKKKPQLFQEYMKKIKEEQGYKEIEF, from the coding sequence ATGAAAAGACTCGTTGTGTTATTGTTGCTGCTTGGTGTTTGCATTTTGGCTTGTGGCAAAAAGGGTGATGTGATTAAGTTGCAGAAGGACACGCCGGCATACGCCTTGGCCAAGGCGTTGTCAGAGAAGCTGCCATTCCTCGATCCAGATAAAAACAATAAGCTAATTATCTGCAAAGCGTTCACAATAACGACCGGGGAGGTGATGCGCGCGATTTATGATAATTCTGGAAGTCGCGCTGAACAGCTTAAAAACATCGATGTGAATCGGGTCAAAGAAATCATCCTTCAAAGCGCAAGGGGGATTGCTGAGCAGAAACTGGTGCTAAATGAGATAAAGCGTTCACAGTTCGTCGCCTCCGAGCCAGAGATCGATAGCCTCATGAACATGCAATATCAACGTTACGGCGGCGAGGCCCAGTTCAAGCAATTGGTTACACAAAGTGGGGCGAACTACGAAAGCGTTAATCGCGATATGCGCAATGTATTCCTGATCGACCAGTACCTGGAATCGATCCTTGGTGACAAGCTCGATGTTTCAGAGGAAGAGGTTGCCTCGGTGAGGCACATTCTATTAAGTACTCAAGGCAAAAGCGAGGCGGAGAAGAAGGTCATTCACCAAAAAATGATGGTGGTGCTGATCCGCGCCCGCGCGGGTGAAGATTTTGCTGAACTGGTCAAAGAATACAGCGAAGACCCCGGCTCGAAGAACAATGGTGGCTTATATGAGAACTTTCCCCGAGGGACTATGGTGAAACCGTTTGAAGATGCTGCCTTTTCAGTCCCAGTGGGTGAGCTCAGCGATATCATCGAGACCAATTATGGGTATCACATCCTAAAGGTCGTCGATCGCAAGAAGATCAAAGAGCTCAATCCCCCCAATCCCGATTTGGAGGACCAGCTCAAAGCCAAAAAGAAGCCCCAATTGTTTCAAGAATATATGAAAAAGATAAAGGAAGAGCAGGGCTACAAGGAGATTGAATTTTGA
- a CDS encoding MoaD/ThiS family protein → MVIYLKSGGKLREKLKPDVDQYTRRIEVEEGLSLKQILERFDIPHDQVAFAYVDGSFKRLDYQPQDGQVITLQPPVSGG, encoded by the coding sequence ATGGTGATTTATCTGAAATCTGGTGGAAAACTGAGAGAGAAGCTAAAACCCGATGTCGATCAATATACTCGACGCATTGAGGTTGAAGAAGGGTTATCGCTGAAACAAATCCTTGAGCGATTCGATATCCCTCACGATCAGGTCGCCTTTGCTTATGTGGATGGAAGTTTCAAGCGATTGGATTACCAACCGCAGGATGGTCAGGTGATCACCTTGCAGCCACCTGTTTCAGGAGGCTGA
- a CDS encoding dipeptide ABC transporter ATP-binding protein produces MPTKQSILLQVRDLKKYFPIKGGIFGSVKGYVHAVDGISFDLKRGETLGLVGESGCGKSTAARLILRLIEATSGEIVFDGRNIREMDHKQLQRLRREMQIVFQDPYSSLNPRMTVEGIIGEALSYHKIARGTARRDRVVYLLERVGLRPEHLRRYPHEFSGGQRQRIGIARALALNPRLIIGDEPVSALDVSIQAQVLNLLLELQEEFELSYLIIAHDLRVVEHISDRVAVMYLGKIVELASSADLYRNPQHPYTEALLSAIPIPDPRAKKQRILLPGDLPSPIDPPAGCRFHTRCRYRMPICERIEPEFKMIAPQHWAACHLRGN; encoded by the coding sequence ATGCCAACAAAACAATCGATCCTGCTTCAAGTTCGAGATTTGAAAAAATATTTTCCCATCAAAGGGGGAATTTTCGGGTCGGTGAAAGGGTATGTCCATGCGGTGGATGGGATTAGTTTCGATTTGAAACGCGGCGAAACGTTGGGGTTAGTGGGTGAATCTGGTTGCGGCAAATCCACGGCAGCGCGATTAATTTTGCGGCTAATTGAGGCGACTTCTGGAGAGATCGTGTTCGATGGCCGAAATATTCGGGAAATGGATCACAAACAGTTGCAGCGGCTGCGCCGCGAGATGCAGATTGTGTTTCAAGACCCTTATTCGTCATTGAATCCGAGAATGACGGTGGAGGGCATCATTGGCGAAGCGCTCTCGTATCATAAGATCGCCCGTGGAACGGCGCGCCGGGATCGGGTCGTTTATCTCTTAGAGCGGGTGGGCCTCAGGCCCGAGCATCTGCGTCGTTATCCTCATGAGTTTAGCGGTGGCCAACGACAACGGATTGGCATTGCCAGAGCCCTCGCGCTCAATCCGCGGCTGATCATCGGCGATGAACCGGTTTCTGCCTTGGATGTCTCCATTCAGGCTCAGGTGTTAAATCTCCTATTGGAACTGCAGGAGGAATTTGAGCTATCCTATCTGATCATTGCCCATGATCTTCGGGTGGTTGAGCATATTTCCGATCGCGTGGCAGTGATGTATCTCGGTAAAATTGTCGAGCTGGCGAGTTCAGCCGATCTATATCGGAATCCCCAACATCCTTATACTGAGGCGCTGCTCTCCGCCATCCCAATTCCAGATCCACGGGCGAAAAAGCAGCGGATCCTGTTGCCAGGAGATCTTCCATCTCCTATTGATCCGCCAGCAGGCTGCCGATTTCATACCCGTTGCCGGTATAGAATGCCGATCTGCGAGCGGATCGAACCAGAATTTAAAATGATAGCACCTCAGCATTGGGCTGCTTGTCATTTGCGCGGAAATTAG